One Vigna unguiculata cultivar IT97K-499-35 chromosome 7, ASM411807v1, whole genome shotgun sequence genomic region harbors:
- the LOC114192460 gene encoding thaumatin-like protein 1b, with protein MTTTSVALFLCFAFLFCVSEGAKVTFTNKCTYTVWPGTLTGDQKAQLSSTGFELGSGASSSLDLPSPWSGRFWARTGCSNNNGRFSCATADCGSGQVTCNGAGGNPPATLVEITVAENGGQDFYDVSNVDGFNIPMSVAPQGGSGECKTSTCRNNINAACPADLQMKGSDGSVIGCKSACLAFGDDKYCCKGAYDKPETCPPTSYSEFFENQCPEAYSYAYDDKNSTFTCSNRPDYVITFCP; from the exons ATGACGACCACAAGTGTTGCTCTCTTCCTTTGCTTTGCATTCCTCTTCTGTG TGTCTGAAGGAGCAAAGGTTACTTTCACAAACAAGTGCACATACACAGTATGGCCAGGAACCCTAACCGGAGACCAAAAGGCACAGTTATCATCAACCGGTTTCGAATTGGGCTCAGGAGCATCAAGTTCTTTGGACCTTCCATCTCCATGGTCAGGGAGGTTCTGGGCCCGAACAGGATGCTCCAACAACAACGGAAGGTTCAGTTGCGCCACAGCAGATTGCGGCTCCGGTCAAGTGACGTGCAACGGCGCAGGAGGAAATCCACCGGCAACTTTGGTAGAAATAACGGTTGCAGAGAACGGAGGGCAAGATTTCTACGACGTGAGCAACGTGGACGGATTCAACATCCCGATGTCCGTAGCCCCACAAGGTGGCAGCGGCGAATGCAAAACCTCGACTTGCCGGAACAACATCAACGCTGCTTGCCCTGCAGACCTTCAAATGAAAGGGTCTGATGGCAGCGTGATCGGTTGCAAGAGTGCTTGTTTGGCTTTCGGAGATGATAAGTATTGTTGCAAAGGAGCATACGACAAGCCTGAGACATGTCCACCAACCAGCTACTCTGAGTTCTTCGAGAATCAGTGCCCTGAAGCTTATTCCTATGCTTACGATGACAAGAACAGCACTTTCACTTGCTCCAACAGACCTGACTACGTCATCACTTTTTGCCCTTGA